One Nicotiana sylvestris chromosome 12, ASM39365v2, whole genome shotgun sequence genomic window carries:
- the LOC138883844 gene encoding uncharacterized protein — MDAPPNFEEGQSTYGPSRFNGQYYGWWKTRMHDFIMAEDFELWDIIYDGPYVPRKVLEEFPFSMAKTSKEYIDADKKGSREEFSCQEDSAHEGTTQVKQSKIDMLTIEYELFRMKDNESIQDMHTRFTSIINELHSLGETVLRNKLVRKILSTLPSPWESKVNVITESKDLQELTTEELIGN, encoded by the exons atggatgctccaccaaattttgaagaaggtcaatctacatacgGACCATCcaggttcaatggacaatactatgggtggtggaaaacaagaatgcatgatttcaTCATGGCTGAGGATTTTGAGTTATGGGATATCATATACGATGGCCCTTATGTTCCAAGAAAGGTACTGGAAGAATTTCCATTTTCAATGGCAAAAACTAGTAAAGAATACATTGATGCAGACAAAAAAGGCAGTAGAGAAGAATTTTCATGCCAAGAAGATTCTG CTCATGAGGGAACTACCCAAGTAAAACAGTCTAAGATCGATATGCTCACTATcgagtatgaactcttcaggatgaaggacaatgaatctattcaagatatgcacacaagattcacttccatcataaatgagttacactcacttggcGAAACTGTTCTTAGAaacaagctagtgaggaaaatccTCAGTACTCTACCTAGCCCatgggaaagcaaggtgaatgtTATTACTGAATCAAAGGATTTGCAGGAGCTGACCACAGAAGAGCTTATTGGAAATTAg
- the LOC138883845 gene encoding uncharacterized protein, whose protein sequence is MSIPSPNQRISSFRNGYSSVYTYPFTLGFNPPIDPVILDFCRFFTICLAQIGPLVWRTVACLRYLSSKANVNFTFSHIIHLYHPNLIRHGVFTLTARSKKVLVNPEDDKDRGWYIRYVVVRTVDLIGETNIPFPEKWNFEPTMGDVEPISNFRGWVDSLLKIATREQRTWKSISSLHGWKVKTHGFGIRGMIAEVAMAIRMSANAALDLDKARALLPKRKATKESSEEEEEGTSLITRPRARRRIIIDNEIENTPARTSATEPVLIQSDEDAEPRDNNESIQHLFDSGFGSGELGPVFDEAPLSSFVPISSIPLPARQVLASEI, encoded by the exons atgtcaattccttccccaaatcaaagaatttcctcttttagaaatgggtattcttctgtttacacttaccccttcactttaggttttaatcctccgattgacccagttattctcgatttttgtcgtttctttacaatttgtttggcccaaattggtccattggtgtggagaacagtggcttgtttgagatatttatcatccaaggccaatgtcaattttACCTTTTCTCATATCATTCATCTATATCATCccaacttaatacgccatggggttttcaccttaactgcaaggagcaaaaaagttttggtaaaccCTGAGGATGataaagatcgtggatggtatatccgttacgttgtTGTCCGTACAGTGGAtttgattggcgaaacaaatattccctttcctgagaagtggaattttgaac caacaatgggagatgtggaacctatttccaactttcgtggttgggtagactcacttttgaagattgctactagggagcagagaacttggaaatcaatttcttctttacatggctggaaagtcaaaacacatg gatttggcattagaggaatgatagctgaagtagctatggccattcgcatgtctgcgaatgctgctctggatttagataaggctcgagccttgctgcctaaaagaaaagctacaaaggaaagttctgaagaagaagaggagggtacctccctaattaccaggccaagggccaggagacgaataatcattgataatgaaattgaaaacactcctgctcgtacctccgccaccgagcctgttttgattcaatctgatgaggatgccgaaccaagagataataatgagtcaattcagcacctttttgacagtggtttcgggagtggcgagctcggacctgtttttgatgaagctcctctttcctcatttgttcctatttcctccattcctctgccagCC agacaAGTTCTAGCATCGGAAATATGA